In a single window of the Burkholderia contaminans genome:
- a CDS encoding YbhB/YbcL family Raf kinase inhibitor-like protein has product MRSKILFPAILCISAALAVIPASASAAPFTIRVDGLSHGHFTNEHVYGGFGCHGQNVSPRISWANVPRGTKSIVVTIFDPDAPTGGLGWTHWEVVNIPPSESSIEKGASGNPKFLPAGAVETLTDFGESRYGGPCPPQGASHRYVVTASALDVARIDVAPAASPALVAYQMHGKVIAQAKYVAKYHRALTND; this is encoded by the coding sequence ATGCGATCGAAGATTTTATTTCCCGCGATTCTATGCATTTCGGCGGCACTAGCGGTCATCCCGGCGTCAGCCAGCGCGGCGCCGTTCACAATCAGGGTCGACGGCCTCAGTCACGGACACTTTACGAACGAACACGTGTACGGAGGCTTTGGCTGTCACGGTCAGAACGTTTCGCCCCGCATTTCGTGGGCTAACGTTCCGCGCGGCACGAAGAGCATCGTCGTGACAATTTTCGACCCCGATGCGCCAACCGGCGGGCTCGGCTGGACCCATTGGGAGGTCGTCAATATTCCACCTTCGGAGTCGTCGATCGAAAAAGGCGCTTCCGGCAATCCGAAGTTCTTGCCGGCGGGCGCTGTCGAGACGTTGACTGACTTTGGCGAATCCAGATACGGTGGCCCCTGCCCGCCTCAGGGGGCGTCGCATCGATATGTCGTGACGGCGTCGGCCTTGGACGTGGCAAGAATTGACGTGGCGCCGGCGGCGAGTCCTGCGCTCGTCGCCTATCAGATGCACGGGAAAGTCATCGCTCAGGCGAAGTACGTCGCCAAATATCATCGCGCCTTGACTAACGATTGA
- a CDS encoding methyl-accepting chemotaxis protein, which yields MGSMTVGRKLGVAFGIVVLISLIGSAISIVNFLKLNQANGWNIHSYQVLRANDDMLTSMVNLETGVRGYVASGDDRFLEPYKAGLKQFATSFDLVRSLTSDNAAQQRRLETLRDMHRKVAEVDDKLIAMRRDVNAGTQPANVLIDYFKQGDDKQFMDRYRAVAAELNEAEQSLLDQRSGDVASLTALTKLTLAAAGVITVILSIVLGTVITRGIMRSLGGEPADAAVVAGRIAEGNLEAPVPVAPNDRGSLMASLESMRRQLSGIVSEIQSTAESITTSAGEIAQGNLDLSQRTEEQAASLEETAASMEQLTATVRQNTENARQANALAGSACEVAMRGGEVVNQVVDSMRAISSSSGKVAEIITVIEGIAFQTNILALNAAVEAARAGEQGRGFAVVAGEVRTLAQRSANAAKEVKDLITGSVESVAQGSQQVERAGATMSDIVQSVRRVTDIMNEIASASDEQGTGIEQVNVAVGQMDSVTQQNAALVEQASAAAQAMAQQATALRKVVGVFRVGRALAH from the coding sequence ATGGGCTCCATGACAGTCGGCAGGAAGCTGGGCGTAGCATTCGGTATCGTCGTACTCATATCGTTGATCGGCAGCGCGATCTCGATCGTCAATTTTCTGAAGCTGAATCAGGCGAACGGCTGGAACATTCATAGTTACCAGGTCCTGCGAGCGAACGACGACATGCTGACCAGCATGGTCAACCTGGAGACAGGGGTGCGCGGCTACGTGGCCTCGGGGGATGACCGGTTCCTGGAGCCCTACAAGGCCGGCCTCAAGCAGTTCGCCACGTCGTTCGATCTCGTCCGCAGCCTCACTTCGGACAATGCAGCGCAACAGCGTCGTCTCGAGACACTGCGCGACATGCACCGGAAGGTGGCGGAGGTCGACGACAAGCTGATCGCCATGCGGCGTGACGTCAATGCAGGCACGCAGCCTGCCAATGTGCTGATCGACTACTTCAAGCAGGGCGACGACAAGCAGTTCATGGATCGCTATCGAGCCGTGGCGGCCGAGCTGAACGAGGCCGAGCAGTCGCTGCTCGATCAGCGTTCAGGGGACGTGGCGAGCTTGACTGCGTTGACCAAGTTGACGCTCGCGGCAGCAGGCGTCATCACCGTCATCCTGTCGATCGTGCTGGGAACCGTCATCACGCGCGGAATCATGCGGTCGCTGGGCGGTGAACCTGCCGACGCCGCGGTCGTGGCCGGGCGTATTGCCGAAGGCAATCTCGAAGCACCCGTGCCGGTCGCGCCGAACGATCGCGGCAGCCTGATGGCGTCGCTCGAATCGATGCGGCGGCAACTGAGCGGCATCGTGTCGGAAATTCAATCGACCGCGGAATCGATCACGACGTCGGCCGGCGAAATCGCGCAGGGCAACCTGGATCTGTCGCAGCGCACGGAAGAGCAGGCGGCTTCACTCGAGGAAACGGCGGCCAGCATGGAGCAGTTGACCGCGACGGTGCGTCAAAATACGGAGAACGCCAGGCAGGCGAACGCGCTCGCAGGCAGCGCCTGCGAGGTTGCGATGCGCGGCGGCGAAGTGGTGAACCAGGTGGTCGACTCCATGCGCGCCATTTCGAGCAGTTCGGGCAAGGTTGCCGAAATCATTACGGTAATCGAAGGGATTGCGTTCCAGACGAACATTCTCGCGCTGAACGCGGCAGTCGAGGCCGCGCGTGCGGGCGAGCAGGGGCGCGGCTTTGCGGTGGTGGCCGGCGAAGTGCGCACGTTGGCGCAACGCAGCGCGAACGCGGCCAAGGAAGTCAAGGACCTCATCACGGGTTCGGTGGAGAGCGTGGCGCAAGGGTCCCAGCAGGTCGAACGCGCGGGCGCGACGATGTCGGATATCGTGCAGTCTGTGCGGCGAGTGACCGACATCATGAATGAAATTGCATCGGCCTCGGACGAACAGGGAACGGGTATCGAGCAGGTCAACGTCGCCGTGGGCCAGATGGACTCGGTCACGCAGCAGAACGCGGCACTCGTGGAGCAGGCATCGGCGGCCGCGCAGGCGATGGCGCAGCAAGCCACCGCGCTGCGCAAGGTGGTCGGGGTATTCAGGGTGGGACGCGCGCTCGCGCACTAA
- a CDS encoding methyl-accepting chemotaxis protein — translation MSFGQLTVRAKLALTFGMMAALVVLVSVIALSALGDANDSFASYVDGARARAALTEKIRAAVLQRAVAVRNLVLVTKPADVEAERVAMTQAHDEVQARLRQLNEAIATNPDVTAKARVLVAEINRIESRYGPVAVAIGDAALHGQRDQAIAMIDDQCRPLLKELVAAADTYVGFASNRAAESKQASVQQYDRHRALLIGICLAAVAVAVVAAFLITRSITRALGAEPVDLSDITRRVAAGDLGTVDGAAAAPRGSVLASMGEMQASLVRLIGQVRTAADSIATGSSQIASGNQDLSSRTEQQAASLQETASSMEQLTATVRQNAESAQHASALAGGASDVAHKGSAVVSQVVDTMTDISHSSSKIAEITGIIEGIAFQTNILALNAAVEAARAGEQGRGFAVVASEVRSLAQRSSNAAKEIKALIGASVQKIRDGSRFADDAGHTMAEVTKAVARVTDIMGEIAAASSEQSRGIEQVNIAITQMDEVTQQNAALVEEAAAASKSLEDQGHRLTEAVSFFRVGSAESRAYNQPAAHRTVATTAVVPRPVRPGRTPVTEARTPSPRAAVNAAGDWTAF, via the coding sequence ATGAGCTTCGGACAATTGACCGTGCGAGCGAAACTCGCGCTGACCTTCGGCATGATGGCCGCGCTGGTGGTTCTGGTTTCGGTGATCGCACTCAGTGCGCTCGGGGATGCGAACGACAGTTTCGCCAGCTACGTCGACGGTGCGCGCGCACGCGCGGCGTTGACGGAGAAAATTCGCGCGGCGGTACTTCAGCGCGCGGTCGCCGTCCGTAATCTCGTGCTCGTGACGAAACCCGCCGATGTCGAAGCAGAGCGCGTTGCGATGACGCAGGCGCATGACGAAGTGCAGGCACGGCTTCGCCAGCTAAACGAAGCAATCGCCACCAACCCCGACGTGACGGCGAAAGCCCGTGTGCTGGTGGCCGAAATCAACCGCATTGAATCGCGATATGGCCCGGTGGCCGTCGCGATCGGCGACGCTGCGTTACATGGCCAGCGGGACCAGGCGATCGCGATGATCGACGATCAATGCCGGCCGCTACTGAAGGAACTCGTCGCAGCAGCCGACACCTACGTCGGTTTCGCAAGCAATCGGGCGGCTGAAAGCAAGCAGGCGTCCGTGCAACAGTACGACAGACACCGCGCGTTACTGATCGGCATCTGTCTCGCTGCCGTCGCGGTCGCCGTCGTTGCGGCGTTCCTGATCACGCGCAGCATCACGCGCGCACTCGGCGCGGAACCCGTCGACCTGAGCGACATCACACGCCGCGTCGCGGCGGGCGACCTCGGCACCGTCGACGGCGCCGCAGCCGCGCCGCGAGGCAGCGTGCTCGCCTCGATGGGCGAGATGCAGGCGAGCCTCGTCCGGCTGATCGGGCAAGTCCGCACCGCCGCCGACAGCATCGCGACGGGATCCAGCCAGATTGCGTCGGGCAACCAGGACCTGTCGTCCCGCACGGAGCAACAGGCGGCGTCGCTGCAGGAGACGGCATCGAGCATGGAACAGCTCACCGCCACCGTGCGGCAGAACGCGGAGAGCGCGCAACATGCGAGCGCGTTGGCCGGCGGTGCGTCGGACGTCGCCCACAAAGGCAGCGCGGTGGTCAGCCAGGTCGTGGACACCATGACCGACATCAGCCACAGCTCGTCGAAGATAGCCGAGATCACCGGGATCATCGAAGGCATCGCGTTCCAGACCAATATTCTTGCGCTGAACGCTGCCGTGGAGGCTGCCCGTGCGGGTGAACAAGGTCGCGGCTTCGCTGTCGTGGCGAGCGAAGTGAGAAGCCTCGCGCAACGTTCGTCGAATGCAGCGAAGGAAATCAAGGCGTTGATCGGCGCATCCGTCCAGAAGATTCGGGACGGCTCCCGTTTTGCCGACGATGCGGGCCATACGATGGCCGAAGTGACGAAAGCCGTGGCACGTGTGACGGACATCATGGGCGAAATCGCCGCGGCGTCCTCCGAACAAAGTCGCGGGATCGAACAGGTCAACATCGCGATCACGCAGATGGATGAAGTCACGCAACAGAACGCGGCACTGGTGGAAGAAGCGGCGGCCGCATCGAAGTCGCTCGAAGACCAGGGCCATCGATTGACCGAGGCTGTCTCGTTCTTCCGTGTCGGGTCCGCAGAGAGCCGTGCATACAACCAGCCGGCGGCGCACCGGACTGTGGCAACCACGGCGGTCGTGCCACGGCCGGTGCGACCCGGCCGCACGCCCGTGACGGAGGCAAGAACGCCATCACCCCGTGCCGCAGTGAACGCTGCAGGAGACTGGACCGCCTTTTGA
- a CDS encoding ATP-binding protein, whose product MTLVRPRFSTQLSLLRALAAALCASLVAIVWLMASCTESHRIASAKQRASEACEAIASHYTLSLPHATEPNVQLLHDVLNAALAGSAGIEGGFRRLGAPRSGPPGSASEHAGGFLAYAFPSYPGSGIKRDIPEAETPLILSALTRIFEPFVSARPGGCGLGLPLVREIAASHGGTAYHAAPPTACFVIDIPWQPSY is encoded by the coding sequence ATGACGCTAGTCAGACCAAGGTTTTCGACGCAATTGTCGCTACTCAGGGCACTTGCCGCCGCGTTATGCGCATCGCTGGTCGCAATCGTATGGTTAATGGCCAGTTGCACCGAAAGCCACCGCATCGCATCCGCCAAGCAGCGCGCGAGCGAAGCGTGCGAGGCAATTGCATCCCACTACACGCTGTCGTTACCGCACGCGACGGAGCCGAACGTTCAACTGTTGCACGACGTGCTCAACGCGGCCCTTGCCGGATCGGCGGGCATCGAGGGAGGATTCCGGAGGCTAGGCGCGCCGCGTTCCGGGCCACCGGGCAGCGCGTCCGAGCATGCCGGTGGATTCCTCGCTTACGCGTTTCCGTCTTACCCGGGCAGCGGCATTAAGCGCGACATTCCGGAAGCAGAAACACCGCTGATCCTGAGCGCGCTCACGCGTATCTTCGAACCCTTCGTCAGCGCGCGGCCAGGCGGCTGCGGGCTGGGTCTCCCGCTGGTTCGAGAGATCGCAGCGTCGCACGGCGGCACCGCCTATCACGCCGCCCCCCCTACTGCCTGCTTTGTCATCGATATCCCATGGCAACCATCCTACTGA
- a CDS encoding chemotaxis protein CheW, giving the protein MTEAVEIAESTPVCDSAGDATMQVCVAFALGNDEYGIDIQSVREIRPYVEPTPAVDAPPFVKGTIDLRGLVMPIVDLRMKFSPDPIGDTVPTAIIVLNGAEQAIGLIVDSVSGVVDVDLSARLPAPEVGAATQTEFITGLAIHEGDDGEHMLALLDIDRLMETIDVGARWNRPSGARSTFQR; this is encoded by the coding sequence ATGACGGAAGCAGTTGAAATCGCGGAGAGCACACCCGTATGCGATAGCGCCGGCGACGCGACCATGCAGGTATGCGTCGCCTTCGCGCTCGGCAACGACGAATACGGAATCGATATCCAGAGTGTCCGCGAAATTCGCCCCTATGTAGAACCGACGCCCGCCGTCGATGCGCCGCCGTTCGTCAAAGGCACGATCGACCTGCGCGGCCTCGTCATGCCGATCGTCGACCTGCGCATGAAGTTCTCGCCGGACCCGATCGGCGACACCGTACCGACCGCCATCATCGTACTCAACGGTGCAGAACAGGCGATCGGCCTGATCGTCGACTCCGTGAGCGGCGTCGTCGATGTCGATCTCTCCGCTCGCCTTCCTGCGCCGGAGGTCGGGGCCGCGACGCAAACGGAATTCATCACGGGCCTCGCCATCCACGAAGGAGACGACGGTGAGCACATGCTGGCCTTGCTCGACATCGATCGACTGATGGAAACGATCGATGTCGGCGCGCGCTGGAACCGTCCTAGCGGAGCCCGATCGACATTCCAACGATGA
- a CDS encoding sigma-54-dependent transcriptional regulator has translation MATILLIDDDDAFCEGLSETLTDLGHETLCAGTGEHALARIERGLQPACIFLDIRLPDMDGIAVLERLRRVHRLATVPVVVLTAYARSGNTIAAMRLGAFDHLTKPVGRDDIASLLERIFAAHSPPDAGTHAQANVDAFDEPVGTEPRLLGISTAMREVQKCIGRAAASDATVLITGETGTGKEVAARVLHVASSRCAGPFVAVNCAAIPHELLESELFGHCKGAFTGATAARTGRIVEADGGTLFLDEVGDMATSMQAKLLRVLQDQQVTPLGVNRSISVNVRVVAATHRDLRTMVANGTFREDLLYRLNVIPIHLPPLRERLADILPLAVHFLDTTSSATTTKRLSVQAERRLIAYAWPGNVRELRNAIARVNALAPGAVVTGCDLAFLDEPGVSSRDALLPAAMLNRPLSEALAAVEREMILRTLELTGDNRAEAAKQLGISRQSLYTRMANLDIG, from the coding sequence ATGGCAACCATCCTACTGATCGACGACGACGATGCCTTCTGCGAAGGATTGTCCGAAACACTGACCGATCTCGGTCACGAAACCCTATGCGCCGGCACGGGAGAGCACGCGCTCGCCCGCATCGAGCGAGGTCTGCAACCCGCCTGCATATTCCTTGACATCCGGCTGCCCGACATGGACGGAATAGCCGTACTCGAGAGGCTGCGGCGCGTCCATCGACTCGCGACGGTACCCGTCGTGGTACTGACCGCCTATGCCCGTAGCGGTAATACGATCGCCGCCATGCGCTTGGGTGCGTTCGACCACCTGACGAAGCCGGTCGGCCGCGACGATATCGCGAGCCTGCTCGAGCGCATCTTCGCGGCCCATTCTCCACCCGACGCCGGTACCCATGCGCAGGCGAACGTCGACGCGTTCGACGAGCCTGTCGGTACGGAGCCGCGCTTGCTCGGCATCAGCACGGCGATGCGCGAAGTACAGAAATGTATCGGCCGCGCCGCGGCGTCGGACGCGACCGTTCTCATCACCGGGGAAACGGGAACCGGCAAGGAAGTCGCGGCCAGGGTGCTCCACGTTGCGTCGTCGCGTTGCGCCGGCCCGTTCGTTGCCGTCAATTGCGCGGCGATTCCTCATGAGCTTCTCGAAAGCGAGCTCTTCGGCCACTGCAAAGGCGCTTTCACGGGCGCCACGGCCGCACGGACGGGCCGAATCGTCGAAGCCGATGGAGGCACGCTTTTCCTGGATGAAGTCGGCGACATGGCGACCTCCATGCAGGCCAAGCTGCTGCGCGTTCTGCAGGACCAGCAAGTCACCCCGCTCGGCGTCAACCGGTCCATTTCGGTGAACGTCCGCGTGGTTGCGGCCACCCACCGGGACCTGCGGACCATGGTCGCGAACGGAACGTTTCGCGAAGACCTGCTTTACCGACTCAACGTCATACCCATTCATCTGCCACCGCTGCGCGAGCGGCTGGCTGATATCCTGCCGCTCGCCGTCCATTTTCTCGACACGACGTCGAGCGCGACTACGACGAAGCGACTGTCCGTGCAGGCGGAGCGCCGTCTGATCGCGTATGCGTGGCCGGGCAACGTACGCGAACTGCGCAACGCGATCGCGCGCGTGAATGCGCTCGCGCCCGGGGCCGTCGTCACTGGATGCGATCTCGCGTTCCTCGATGAACCCGGTGTTTCGTCGCGCGACGCGCTGCTGCCTGCCGCGATGCTCAATCGTCCGCTGTCGGAAGCACTGGCCGCCGTCGAGCGCGAGATGATCCTGCGCACGCTGGAACTCACCGGCGACAATCGCGCGGAAGCAGCGAAGCAGCTCGGCATCAGCCGCCAGTCGCTATACACGCGCATGGCGAACCTCGACATCGGCTAG